A window from Frischella perrara encodes these proteins:
- a CDS encoding prepilin-type N-terminal cleavage/methylation domain-containing protein, translating into MQQKGFSLFELLIVVVISSVMFTIAIVNWREFQLRSELRNTTLALVTFLNQVKSNANFQNRNNAIYIIKEEDQPWRLIVIDNEQNDHDQIFFQFINPNNQVEILNKNNDLLSIFHGRRCMAQPETIKLKNDIGESRIIISTRGRIRYCAYAMQLAGFPKC; encoded by the coding sequence ATGCAACAAAAAGGATTTTCTTTATTTGAATTATTAATTGTTGTCGTCATCAGTTCGGTTATGTTTACTATAGCAATCGTTAATTGGCGTGAATTTCAATTGCGTAGTGAATTAAGGAATACAACGTTAGCATTAGTTACCTTCCTAAACCAAGTTAAAAGTAATGCTAATTTCCAAAATCGAAATAATGCCATTTATATCATTAAAGAAGAAGATCAACCTTGGCGATTAATTGTAATTGATAATGAACAAAACGATCATGATCAAATTTTTTTCCAGTTTATTAATCCTAACAACCAAGTCGAAATCCTGAATAAGAATAATGATCTATTGTCGATATTTCATGGGCGAAGGTGTATGGCACAGCCAGAGACGATTAAATTGAAAAATGATATAGGCGAGAGCCGAATAATTATTTCAACGCGTGGACGTATCCGTTATTGTGCATATGCGATGCAATTAGCAGGATTTCCGAAATGTTAA
- the epmA gene encoding elongation factor P--(R)-beta-lysine ligase — MLNPENWQPTATIDLLLKRAKVVKQIRNFFADRCILEVETPILSHAAVTDVQLSSFQTIFTKPGIVDLEKGEKLFLITSPEYHMKRLIAAGSGPIYQICKCFRNDEEIGRYHNPEFTMLEWYRTQFDMMQMINEVDDLLQQILDTEPAEYVSYQNVFLKYLSIDPLEANKETLISAVQKLNIGFNTDNCDRDTLLQVLFTFGIEPNIGREKPTVVYHFPASQAALAELNSEDQRTARRFEFYYKGVELANGFKELTNAKEQRARFELDNQQRITKGLPTQPIDEFLLSAMQAGLPDCAGVALGLDRLIMLALEQTTISQAMSFNMDNA; from the coding sequence ATGTTAAACCCCGAAAATTGGCAACCAACAGCTACCATTGATTTACTATTAAAACGTGCCAAAGTTGTTAAACAGATTCGAAACTTTTTTGCAGATCGTTGCATTCTTGAAGTTGAAACCCCAATTTTAAGTCATGCTGCGGTTACTGATGTACAACTTAGTTCTTTTCAAACCATTTTTACAAAACCGGGAATTGTAGATTTGGAAAAAGGGGAAAAACTATTTCTTATTACAAGCCCAGAATATCACATGAAAAGGCTAATTGCAGCAGGCAGTGGCCCCATTTACCAAATCTGTAAGTGTTTCCGTAATGATGAGGAAATAGGTCGTTATCATAATCCAGAATTCACCATGTTAGAATGGTATCGAACTCAATTTGATATGATGCAAATGATCAATGAGGTTGACGATTTGTTACAACAAATTTTGGATACAGAACCTGCTGAATATGTTAGTTATCAAAATGTGTTTTTAAAATATTTATCCATTGATCCGCTTGAAGCCAATAAAGAAACGCTAATTAGTGCAGTGCAGAAATTAAATATTGGTTTTAATACAGATAATTGCGATCGCGATACTTTGTTACAAGTATTATTTACCTTTGGTATTGAACCAAATATCGGGCGTGAAAAACCAACAGTCGTTTATCATTTCCCAGCATCACAAGCAGCATTAGCAGAACTAAATAGTGAAGACCAACGTACAGCACGACGTTTTGAGTTTTATTATAAGGGTGTTGAATTGGCTAACGGTTTTAAGGAATTAACTAATGCAAAAGAACAAAGGGCACGCTTTGAACTGGATAATCAACAACGAATAACTAAAGGGTTACCTACTCAACCTATTGATGAATTTTTATTATCGGCAATGCAGGCAGGACTCCCTGATTGCGCTGGAGTTGCATTAGGCTTAGATCGATTAATTATGTTAGCATTAGAACAAACTACTATAAGCCAAGCAATGAGTTTTAACATGGATAATGCTTGA
- the rmuC gene encoding DNA recombination protein RmuC: protein MMTSLTMLEIILAGLLFLALLVSTILIIKLRFNYQNYHQLFELQLDQKNHENQTLLSEVSFLQQELNQLRQQYLLLSNEATELKTRLEQSNILAFEKQKILVESEHRLNEQFENLANRIFDNSGKKIDQQNKQSLDYLLSPLKEQLEGFKKQVQDSFNIEAKERHTLTYEIRNLQKLNEQMSKEAVNLTNALKGNNKTQGNWGEVVLNRILENSGLRENHEFELQVSLNNENNQRLQPDVIVHLPQGNDVIIDSKVALVAYERYFNSDDELEKNKAISEHLVAIRTHIKHLSQKDYHKLCGINSLDYVLMFIPIEPAFLTAVDRDPNLINDALKSNIILVSPTTLLVALRTINNLWRYEYQNRHAEQIADKASKLYDKVRGFVEDMEVLGNSLNKAQQTYSNSMNKLTSGRGNIIGQIEQFREMGIEVKKPIKSEISDKAITEC, encoded by the coding sequence ATGATGACATCTCTAACTATGCTTGAAATTATTTTGGCAGGATTACTATTCCTTGCTTTACTAGTTTCAACCATTTTAATCATCAAATTGCGATTTAATTATCAAAATTACCATCAACTTTTTGAACTGCAATTAGATCAGAAGAATCATGAAAATCAGACACTTTTATCTGAAGTATCATTTTTACAACAAGAACTCAATCAACTTCGACAACAATATTTATTATTAAGTAATGAAGCGACAGAGCTTAAAACTCGATTAGAACAGAGTAATATCTTAGCGTTTGAAAAACAAAAAATTCTCGTGGAAAGCGAGCATCGATTAAATGAACAATTTGAAAATTTGGCTAATCGAATTTTCGATAATAGTGGCAAAAAAATCGACCAACAGAATAAACAAAGTTTAGATTATTTACTCTCTCCACTAAAAGAACAGTTAGAAGGATTCAAAAAGCAAGTCCAAGATAGTTTCAATATAGAAGCAAAAGAACGTCATACTCTGACATATGAAATCCGTAACTTACAAAAGTTAAATGAACAGATGTCAAAAGAGGCCGTTAACTTAACCAATGCCTTAAAAGGCAACAACAAAACTCAAGGTAATTGGGGTGAAGTTGTCTTAAATCGAATTCTAGAAAATTCCGGTTTACGTGAAAATCATGAATTTGAATTACAAGTTAGTTTAAACAATGAAAATAACCAACGTTTGCAACCTGATGTTATTGTTCATTTACCTCAAGGTAACGATGTTATTATTGATTCAAAGGTAGCATTAGTGGCTTATGAACGGTATTTTAATAGTGATGATGAACTTGAAAAAAATAAAGCCATATCTGAACATCTCGTTGCTATCCGTACTCATATTAAGCACCTTAGTCAGAAAGACTATCATAAACTTTGCGGAATTAACTCTCTAGATTATGTGCTTATGTTTATTCCTATTGAACCGGCGTTTTTAACGGCTGTAGATCGCGATCCGAATTTGATTAACGATGCCTTAAAAAGCAATATTATATTAGTAAGCCCGACTACTTTGCTAGTAGCCTTACGAACCATAAATAATTTATGGCGTTATGAATATCAAAATCGCCATGCTGAGCAAATTGCTGACAAAGCTAGCAAATTATATGACAAAGTTCGTGGATTTGTTGAAGATATGGAAGTATTAGGCAATAGCCTTAACAAAGCTCAACAGACTTACTCAAATTCTATGAATAAACTTACCAGTGGGCGTGGTAATATCATAGGTCAAATAGAGCAGTTCCGAGAAATGGGTATTGAAGTTAAAAAACCAATAAAGAGTGAAATTAGTGATAAGGCGATTACAGAATGTTAA
- a CDS encoding Cof-type HAD-IIB family hydrolase, with the protein MKYKLIACDMDETLLNDEKHVSPENHNAIKKVCELGVKFVLASGRGYTDIQNVARTLNLADKHGEYTISFNGGVITENKDNKILFKQGITFEQTNTLFKIGLGYDVGFHIYTLDKVYIYRATQEELDYMTGRLDNCIVLPEPNIDFLKDETIIKILFQNNDRQYLETIEREMTKETLSQFSISYSGNRYIEFNSQGVSKGNALLQLAKELGINQDEMISIGDNNNDISMLEVAGLGIAVANATTDAKEAAKVVSEYTNNQSAIAQVIEQYVLN; encoded by the coding sequence ATGAAGTATAAATTAATTGCCTGTGATATGGATGAAACATTATTGAACGACGAAAAACATGTTTCACCAGAAAATCATAATGCTATTAAAAAAGTGTGTGAATTAGGGGTTAAATTTGTTTTAGCTAGTGGGCGTGGTTACACAGATATTCAAAATGTTGCTAGAACGTTAAATCTTGCTGATAAGCATGGAGAATACACTATTTCGTTTAACGGCGGGGTAATTACTGAAAATAAGGATAATAAAATATTATTTAAACAAGGTATTACCTTTGAGCAAACTAATACATTATTTAAAATTGGTCTAGGATATGATGTTGGTTTTCATATTTATACTTTGGATAAGGTATATATTTATCGCGCAACTCAAGAAGAGCTAGATTATATGACCGGACGGTTAGATAATTGCATTGTTTTGCCTGAACCCAATATTGACTTCTTAAAAGATGAAACAATTATAAAAATTCTATTCCAAAATAATGATCGTCAATATCTTGAAACCATAGAGCGAGAAATGACTAAAGAGACATTGTCGCAATTTTCGATCAGTTATTCAGGTAACCGTTATATTGAATTTAATAGTCAAGGTGTCAGCAAAGGTAACGCTTTATTACAGTTGGCTAAAGAGTTAGGTATCAATCAAGATGAAATGATTTCGATTGGCGATAATAATAATGATATTTCAATGTTAGAAGTAGCGGGATTAGGTATAGCTGTTGCTAATGCGACTACTGATGCTAAAGAAGCTGCAAAAGTTGTGTCAGAATATACGAATAATCAGTCAGCCATTGCACAAGTAATCGAGCAGTATGTTCTTAATTAA
- a CDS encoding mannose/fructose/sorbose PTS transporter subunit IIA — MVGIILASHGDFAQGILQSGTMIFGEQENVKAVTLHPSDSPESLKQHMEDAIASFDNTEQILFLVDLWGGTPFNQANGLCAMHQDKWVIVSGLNLPMLIEAYSARLSGESAQEIAASIIQPAQEGIKTTSNQITTQKTTTVPKSNHIPPGTVVGNGKIKIVLARIDSRLLHGQVATSWTQSTKPNRIIVVSDSVAKDELRKKLIQEAAPPGVKANVIPINKMIEIAKDPRFGNTKALLLFENPQDVLRTIEGGVDINTVNVGSMAHSVGKVMVNKVLSLNADDVATFDKLKQMNIKFDVRKVPNDSASNMDELLQKAKDGLAEQNL, encoded by the coding sequence ATGGTTGGAATTATCCTAGCAAGTCATGGTGATTTTGCACAAGGAATTTTACAATCAGGTACGATGATCTTTGGAGAACAAGAAAACGTTAAAGCCGTTACATTGCATCCTAGTGATAGTCCTGAAAGTCTGAAACAGCATATGGAAGATGCTATAGCAAGTTTTGACAATACTGAACAAATATTATTCCTTGTGGATTTGTGGGGTGGCACACCGTTTAATCAAGCTAATGGTTTATGCGCAATGCATCAAGATAAATGGGTGATAGTTTCAGGATTAAACTTACCCATGTTAATAGAAGCTTATTCAGCACGATTATCAGGAGAGAGTGCACAAGAAATAGCGGCTTCAATTATACAACCAGCACAAGAAGGAATTAAAACCACTTCAAATCAAATTACCACACAAAAAACAACAACAGTACCAAAATCTAATCATATTCCACCAGGTACTGTAGTTGGGAACGGTAAAATTAAAATTGTTCTCGCAAGAATTGACTCACGATTATTGCATGGTCAAGTTGCTACATCTTGGACACAATCAACCAAACCAAACCGAATTATTGTTGTTTCCGATTCCGTAGCTAAAGATGAATTACGTAAAAAACTCATACAAGAAGCAGCCCCACCGGGCGTAAAAGCTAATGTAATACCAATTAATAAAATGATCGAGATTGCCAAAGATCCTCGTTTTGGTAACACAAAGGCACTCTTATTATTCGAAAACCCTCAAGACGTTTTACGAACAATTGAGGGGGGCGTTGATATCAATACAGTTAATGTTGGATCAATGGCTCATTCAGTGGGTAAGGTGATGGTAAATAAAGTCCTATCATTGAATGCTGACGATGTTGCAACGTTTGATAAGCTTAAACAAATGAACATTAAATTTGATGTCCGCAAAGTGCCTAATGACTCGGCTAGTAATATGGATGAGTTACTGCAAAAAGCCAAAGACGGGCTAGCTGAACAAAATTTGTAA
- a CDS encoding PTS mannose/fructose/sorbose transporter subunit IIC translates to MTLSIFAIVLVIIIAFLAGMEGILDQFQFHQPLVACSLIGLVTGNLELGVMLGGFLQMMAMGWANIGAAVAPDAALASVASAIILILGGQGKEGIGTAIAIATPLAAAGLFLTMIVRTLAVPLVHMMDAAAAKGNIRKIEFLQVIGICMQGLRIAIPAAALLFIPAQTVRDALESMPTWLTRGMEIGGGMVVAVGYAMVINMMANKEVWPFFIIGFVVAAISQLTLIALGALGIALAIIYLNLTERGGSSNGSNNTGDPLDDILNDY, encoded by the coding sequence ATGACATTATCAATTTTCGCTATTGTATTAGTAATAATTATAGCGTTCCTTGCCGGTATGGAAGGTATTTTAGATCAGTTTCAATTTCATCAACCTTTAGTTGCCTGTTCATTAATTGGTTTAGTCACCGGTAATCTTGAACTTGGTGTTATGTTGGGTGGTTTTTTACAAATGATGGCTATGGGTTGGGCAAATATTGGCGCAGCAGTTGCACCCGATGCAGCTCTAGCCTCCGTTGCTTCTGCAATTATTTTGATATTAGGTGGTCAGGGCAAAGAAGGAATTGGAACAGCTATTGCTATTGCTACACCGTTAGCAGCTGCTGGACTTTTTCTAACCATGATCGTTCGCACGCTAGCTGTACCACTTGTTCACATGATGGATGCGGCAGCAGCAAAAGGAAATATTCGCAAAATTGAATTTTTGCAGGTTATTGGTATTTGTATGCAAGGACTACGTATTGCTATACCAGCGGCTGCATTGCTTTTTATTCCAGCACAAACTGTGAGAGACGCATTGGAATCAATGCCAACTTGGCTAACAAGAGGTATGGAAATTGGTGGAGGTATGGTTGTTGCCGTCGGCTATGCCATGGTAATTAATATGATGGCAAACAAAGAAGTTTGGCCATTTTTTATCATCGGCTTTGTGGTTGCGGCTATTTCTCAACTCACGCTAATCGCACTTGGTGCTTTAGGTATAGCTTTAGCGATTATTTATCTAAATCTTACAGAACGCGGCGGTTCTTCTAACGGCAGTAATAATACTGGCGACCCGCTTGATGATATTTTAAACGATTACTAA
- a CDS encoding PTS system mannose/fructose/sorbose family transporter subunit IID yields the protein MDHKIQLTKKDRLSVAWRSTFLQGSWNYERMQNGGWAYSMIPAIKKLYTTQADRASALKRHLEFFNTHPYLASPILGVTLALEEERANGAPVDDVTVQGVKVGMMGPLAGVGDPVFWFTVRPILGALGASLAIGGNVLGPILFFLLWNMIRIGFMWYTQELGYRTGTKITDNLSGGLLQKITKGASILGMFILAALVERWVSIKFKPIVSTADLSEGAYIDWSKIPFNSKGLQEVLIQFRDGLSLTSHKITTLQDNLDQLIPGLVPLLLTFFCMWLLRCKVPAIVIILGLFIVGILGHVIGLL from the coding sequence ATGGATCATAAAATTCAATTAACTAAAAAAGATCGTCTATCTGTAGCATGGCGCTCTACTTTTTTACAAGGTTCTTGGAACTATGAACGTATGCAAAATGGCGGTTGGGCATATTCCATGATACCTGCCATTAAGAAGCTATATACCACGCAAGCAGATCGGGCATCAGCTCTAAAACGTCATTTAGAATTTTTCAACACCCACCCTTATTTAGCTTCACCTATTTTAGGTGTGACTTTAGCACTAGAAGAAGAGCGCGCCAATGGTGCACCAGTCGATGATGTAACGGTGCAAGGGGTTAAAGTTGGTATGATGGGACCTTTAGCCGGTGTTGGCGATCCTGTATTTTGGTTTACAGTTCGTCCAATACTTGGTGCATTAGGTGCTTCACTAGCCATTGGAGGGAATGTCCTAGGCCCTATCCTATTTTTCCTTTTATGGAACATGATTCGTATTGGCTTTATGTGGTATACCCAAGAATTAGGTTATCGTACGGGAACTAAAATTACAGATAATTTATCTGGCGGATTGTTGCAAAAAATCACCAAAGGCGCTTCAATTTTAGGGATGTTTATCCTTGCGGCACTAGTTGAACGTTGGGTATCAATCAAGTTTAAACCCATAGTTTCAACCGCAGATTTATCTGAAGGTGCTTATATTGATTGGAGCAAAATTCCCTTTAACTCTAAAGGGTTACAAGAAGTACTGATTCAATTTAGAGATGGTCTATCATTAACTTCACACAAAATAACAACGCTACAAGATAATTTGGATCAACTCATTCCTGGCCTAGTTCCATTGCTTTTAACTTTCTTCTGTATGTGGTTATTGCGTTGCAAAGTACCGGCAATCGTTATCATATTAGGTTTGTTTATAGTTGGTATTTTGGGGCATGTTATTGGGTTATTGTAA
- a CDS encoding DUF956 family protein codes for MVQSLNTKVDLVTSGTSFIGMTDYGDIMIGDKAFEFYHLHNSRKYIQIPWEEVDYVVASVLFKGKWIPRYAIQTKKNGRFIFASKEPKKVLRAMRQYIDGQKMVRSLSFIDVLKNSLFRKKKSAETNNS; via the coding sequence ATGGTTCAATCATTAAATACGAAAGTTGATCTTGTCACTTCTGGCACGTCCTTTATAGGCATGACCGATTATGGAGATATTATGATCGGCGATAAAGCCTTTGAGTTTTATCATCTTCATAATTCACGTAAATATATTCAAATTCCTTGGGAAGAAGTTGATTATGTTGTCGCTTCTGTATTATTTAAGGGTAAGTGGATTCCACGATATGCCATTCAAACTAAAAAAAATGGTCGATTTATTTTTGCTTCTAAAGAACCTAAAAAAGTGTTACGTGCAATGCGTCAATATATTGATGGACAAAAAATGGTGAGATCACTGAGTTTTATTGATGTGCTAAAAAATAGCTTATTTCGCAAGAAAAAATCTGCTGAAACCAATAATTCATGA